A single genomic interval of Dysidea avara chromosome 6, odDysAvar1.4, whole genome shotgun sequence harbors:
- the LOC136257974 gene encoding uncharacterized protein, whose amino-acid sequence MLCLPMIFLLITATSWSLNIDTVSISCVTYNVQNQQQLDSLLRNLSLNIHDKSCIRLSIANSDFTLDLILLMQISLDSNSSLIIVGDGSVNINCTTNITDLETLREIVQPISHAAFVMIDGFVFSKCPVPIMIEEVTTVMIQNCVFLDHQHGAVCIFNSPNVTIRNCTFLNNNSSSYFVKWPYQVSSGGISVAYNYQLVTLQLLHYINIIIANCTFTNNHAVPFEHLEVLQTDAHIRNTFTGRGGGLSIMIHAESTVNYTLVNCVFENNSARFHGGGGYIFVRGAFGLNQYYHLENNIFKLNRARRAGGAFVFALDIYSSSQFVQNAVIHNCVFENNIAGFTGGAL is encoded by the exons ATGTTGTGCTTGCCTATGATATTCTTGTTAATTACTGCCACTTCATGGAGCCTTAATATTGACACTGTTTCAATCAGTTGTGTAACCTACAATGTCCAAAATCAGCAGCAACTGGACAGCCTTTTGAGGAACTTGTCTTTAAACATTCATGACAAAAGTTGTATTCGTTTATCAATTGCTAATAGTGACTTCACACTGGATTTGATACTGCTAATGCAAATCTCCTTAGATAGCAATAGTAGTTTAATAATTGTTGGTGATGGTTCTGTTAACATAAATTGTACCACTAATATAACTGATCTGGAAACACTAAGAGAGATTGTGCAGCCAATATCACATGCAGCATTTGTAATGATTGATGGTTTTGTGTTTAGCAAGTGCCCAGTACCCATAATGATAGAGGAAGTGACCACAGTGATGATACAGAACTGTGTTTTCCT TGATCACCAGCATGGTGCTGTGTGCATTTTTAACTCGCCGAATGTGACAATAAGAAACTGTACTTTCCTAAACAATAATTCAAGTAGCTACTTTGTAAAATGGCCTTACCAAGTTTCTTCAGGAGGAATCTCTGTCGCATACAACTATCAACTGGTCACACTGCAGTTACTGCACTACATTAACATTATTATTGCTAACTGTACTTTTACTAACAATCATGCTGTTCCATTTGAACACTTGGAAGTGTTACAAACTGATGCTCATATAAGGAATACATTTACTGGTCGAGGTGGTGGCTTATCAATAATGATTCATGCTGAAAGTACAGTCAACTATACACTAGTGAACTGTGTATTTGAGAATAATTCTGCTAGATTCCATGGAGGAGGCGGTTATATATTTGTCAGGGGTGCATTTGGTCTTAATCAATATTATCATCTTGAGAACAACATATTCAAATTGAACAGAGCTAGACGTGCAGGTGGTGCTTTTGTGTTTGCACTGGACATATATTCATCCAGTCAATTTGTTCAAAATGCAGTGATACACAATTGTGTATTTGAAAACAACATAGCTGGCTTTACTGGAGGTGCATTGTAG